Proteins encoded in a region of the Triticum dicoccoides isolate Atlit2015 ecotype Zavitan chromosome 3A, WEW_v2.0, whole genome shotgun sequence genome:
- the LOC119267409 gene encoding probable carboxylesterase 15 codes for MAGDTAPHVVEDLLGLVQILSDGSVVRGDESVLGPKEPFPDVPGVEWKDVVYHAAHGLRVRVYRPTSVVAGGDKLPVLVYFHGGGYCLGSFAQPTFHAFCLRAAAELPAVVLSVQYRRAPEHRLPAAIDDGAAFLSWLRGQAELGAGADPWLAESACFARTFLSGVSAGANLSHHLIVQVGSARLAVSPVRVVGYVLLSAFFTGAERTAAETDPPADVFLPLELSDQLWHMSLPVGASRDHPVANPFGPESPNLAPVELPPALVVAPLGDVLRDRSLGYAARLKDMGKDVELVEFERQQHGFSVLQPFGEAADELMRVLRRFVYPAR; via the coding sequence ATGGCCGGCGACACGGCACCGCACGTCGTGGAGGATCTCCTCGGCCTCGTCCAGATCCTGAGTGACGGCTCCGTCGTCCGCGGCGACGAGTCCGTCCTCGGCCCAAAGGAGCCCTTCCCGGACGTCCCCGGCGTGGAATGGAAGGACGTGGTGTACCACGCGGCGCACGGCCTCCGCGTCCGCGTCTACAGGCCGACTTCGGTGGTGGCCGGCGGCGACAAGCTCCCGGTGCTGGTGTACTTCCACGGCGGCGGCTACTGCCTCGGCTCCTTCGCCCAGCCGACCTTCCACGCGTtctgcctccgcgccgccgccgagctcccgGCCGTCGTGCTGTCCGTGCAGTACCGCCGCGCCCCCGAGCACCGCCTCCCCGCCGCCATCGACGACGGCGCGGCTTTCCTCTCCTGGCTGCGCGGCCAGGCCGAGCTCGGCGCCGGCGCCGACCCGTGGCTCGCGGAGTCGGCCTGCTTCGCCCGGACGTTCCTCTCCGGcgtctccgcgggcgccaacttgtCCCACCACCTCATCGTCCAGGTCGGCTCGGCGCGCCTCGCGGTCAGCCCCGTGCGCGTCGTCGGGTACGTACTCCTCTCTGCCTTCTTCACCGGCGCCGAGCGCACGGCTGCGGAGACAGACCCGCCGGCGGACGTGTTCCTGCCGCTGGAGCTGTCCGACCAGCTCTGGCACATGTCGCTTCCGGTTGGGGCGAGCAGGGACCACCCGGTGGCGAATCCGTTCGGGCCGGAGAGCCCCAACCTCGCGCCGGTGGAGCTCCCGCCGGCTCTCGTCGTGGCGCCGTTGGGCGACGTGCTCCGTGATCGCTCGCTGGGTTACGCGGCGAGGCTCAAGGACATGGGGAAGGACGTGGAGCTTGTCGAGTTCGAGAGGCAGCAGCATGGCTTCTCCGTCCTTCAGCCGTTCGGCGAGGCGGCCGACGAGTTGATGCGAGTCCTCAGGCGGTTCGTGTACCCCGCCCGCTGA